The region acaggatcaccctgcaagttccaaaaaagccagaaccagccatgaatcacaggaaaaagcaggtaatttaatttactgtatatatttgtatgtttttaaattgctgtagcttttatatgtacaagtattttgatataattatatcagacttgttatctctgcgataatattatttagaactgtgtatatcacattgtgtggggtgtggatgaggagagtgaaaagataaaacataaatgaacatatatgtcattatttctgtcgccttgtcagtgtctctctctctctctctctctctctctctctctctctctctctctctctctttgctgtatctcttttaaaacctatggagaatctgcaaaattatgtcgataacccacgtatttattttgggggacatgccgcagacagtcaacatacgcacatgctttttctgtgttgcttctcctttgcgcctggctgctatctactgtctgggggaagggagagggtggtgagggacgcggcgcgccgcgagcgagcgaggcttcagttttgcacataggggaaagaagggagtgtgccctctccctcattctacactctctggtcgaacacaagaccaacgactatgtccggagcaaagtcgaagccttcgccggacatcaagaacccctcctggccaccatcaaaaggaggaagctggcctGGTTTGGCCACGTGACCCGCCACAACACCCTAAGCAggaccatcctgcagggcaccatggagggcggaagaaagagggaaagaccaAGGAGAAGTtggacagatgacgtcaagacctggactcatctgaagatgccagagctggtgtcagtggccgagagcagaccaggctggaggagagtgacgtccgctgcatcccttgtgttccccccccccctcccccccaggacCCGGTGGGTCACGGGACAAAAGGTAAAGGTAAGTTATAACCTTCGGACAATtcttcactactactactactactgtcgttCTTGCCTGTAAATTCGAAGACCCTTCCGAATGCGAGCATCCAGTTCTTGATTTGGCAAGGGGTGTTGTATGCCTGTCATGTATGTTGCAATGTTCTGGGTGAAAGATCCAAGTTCGAAGAACTGAAGTTGTAGTTTGATTTGTTCTAGAATTGTTGGTCACCATTGTTTACGTAATTTTTAGCTACGTCATTGATCGTTTGAcgtgttttcttgtttgtctattgttttgttgttgttgttgttgccttgagATATCGTGCTACTTATTTTTCAGGTGAGTTTCCTTTGTGATCGTTAAGATCGCGTATCTGATAGATTGGGATTTCGATATAGTTATGCATCGATTTTTTTAAGCAGTTCGAACATTCTAGGCTTTGTTTTGCATCGCCACAAATCTTGATCTAgaattgtttctttcttcatccatATCGCTGtttgttcaggttcaggttcaggttaggggctgatgttgatcatcgtagcctcactgctttttacgccccgtctcatttatgattagcacaaggcctcacggccttctttgtgctatgtcgttatcggtcttgtctcagtctaagtagacccagttacaattatcttggaccatcaaagtcaaaccagatgtcttttaaaattttgtgattatcgataaggttcttgaagttgttggtattggaagcatacttgatgttagtgattagtttgttccagtcgttagtaaccctataactgaAAGTAAAGTTCcttgttatgtctctgtttataaattttatcaacactgtttcttgtttccatattagtatctggcggtgaatcaaagaagtgatctttttttttaatatcgtctataccattacagatcttataggcttgaatcaaatctcctctttttcgtcttgctttcattgagggtgattttaggaatttcagtctttcttcgtaAGACAAATCCTTAATTTCATGCACCAGTTTAGTAGCACGTCTTTGCACTCTTTCATGTTGTTATGTTCTATCATTGTTCATTTCATTCACATTGTTATGTTCAGTGTCATTTTCGTACCTATATTGGTAGGTGGGGTTTTCTTTCccgattttttttccccgatttGCTTTATAGTGTAATTGCAGCCGGACTGGTTTACTGAATTCATTAACCACGTGTAGAAATGATAgtcccttttcttctcttctacagtagcttcacttctgcatctaCTCTGccatctggccattcccgacaatgtcttcccagaGTGGGTGGGCGGGTAAGGAGGGGTAGAAAGCGAGCATCATGAGTGtgtctggaggggtggggggcggatgagattgtatgtgtgtgcgtgtgtttgtgtttgcatgctttCGTGTTTTAATGTCTGTGCTTTTTTCTGTTCTGCAAGGTTTCAGTTGAAGAATATATAGCCAGAAAAACTAATTGTAACAATTTTATTTGCAAATAGTCTCAATGTAAATTGCTGTTTGTTAGTACAGTTATGATATTGATATTCCTATATTTTGTATCTTGTACGGCCATACATATGTTAACACTGCGAGGTTGACAAACCATCATTGATACCCCAGATGTATCTGTGTACAATATGTaaaaagaacttcaaatattacctgttcatctacttattagatataacacgttcattcttatgcataagattgctCATATCGAATGAATGCCCACAATACCTAAAATCATGATCATGTTTCCAGTTTCAACGTAAACCAGACAAGAGCTATCGTCCCGAAGCCTAAAAATGatttaacgcgcgcgcgcgcgcgcgttcgtgtgtgtgtgtgtgctatgtatgtgtgtgtgtgtgtgtttgcatgcgtgtgtctgtgtgtgtgagagagagagaaagacagacacatgctGCCAGGCAGGCAGGTGGTGAgaaagtcgtgtgtgtgtttttgtttgtttgtttgtttgttgttttttttaatgtcttttcctttgtctctctctctctcactctctctttctctctctctctctctctctctctctctctctgaacaggtCCTTGGAGTACTGTCCtaacaaggccattggatcttagTTATGTGGCTGTATACTCTACCAACGTAGCTTTTCTTTTCTTAGCTGATGTCAGAAGAGTTGTTATGATAGTCCAATGGGCTGCTTGATGTCACACTTGTTCGTTCGTTGGTGATTTGGTCAGTTGCGTATCGTGCGATAACATCTAAGTCAATTTGAACTGAGTTCTTTCAGAATCCGCCGTGAGGGCCCATGTCTCATACGCATACATGGCCATTGGCATGACCTGACTTCACACATATCGATCATAATTATTGCGATTAAAACtgatctacagagagagagagggagagaatggatcagttcgaaaactttgacaccaccttcacactgaaacggaaactgtgtgtgtgtgtgtgtgtgtgtgtgtgtgtgtgtgtgtccgcatgtgtgtgtgtgtgtgtgtgtgtccgcatgtgtgtgtgtgttgacagaggtTAATCATAATGACGACCTCAACTGGCGGCCTCACCACAAAAGCGGTGGAATACACCCCGTTCACCCCCCAGCAGTCTGTCTATCCCCTTTTCCCCGATGATCTGATCGCTGAAGCGGTGAAGTACAATGAAGTGGGGGTCTCCTTATGGCGGATCACTCCCCTCTTCCTAGTGGTGGGCACGCTAGGGAACGTGATGTCTGTTGTGGTCATGTCTAGGAAGAACATGAGGAGGTGTGGtatcgttttgtattgttgtggtatattttgttttgtattgaactTTTTggcacaatagatttctctgtgtgtgaaattcaggctgtttttTTTCCTCGGGAGAGATAGCGCATTGCGACAGTACAGcccatctcttttcttttttttcttctggctatatgtgtatttgttttcttatatgAGTAGGCTTTTGTCTACAGAATTGCCGTTGGTTCTTTGtatttgcgctaagtgcatgcggaactttggttcattgtctcatccgaatgactagcgtccagaccaccactcagtgtctagtggagagggaagaaaattccagcgagtgtgggattcgatcctgtgtcctcgtttcctaggcggacgggctGCCACTAGGCCACCAATCCACATGAGATGAGATTTTTATTTCAGACATTAGTCTGTAATCAGATTGAAGGGAGACACAGAACGTGGCAACTTGTTTCGTTTCAAAAGCTTTGCATGTGACATTGCAACTTATGTTATTATACCTTTGCATGTGACGTTGCAACTTGTTAAAAATGATATCTTTGTCTGCGGCATTTCAACTTGTTATATTATTATAGCTTTGCATGTGATTTACTGTTATTGGATGTAAGCTGTTTTCACACAAGCCCATGATATCCTGTGTGTGATGtattagagtggagtggagtgtactgaatcagaacagacaccacagTATAGTACTGTCTGGactgagcagcagtgcaggatctatggtgtgtgtgtggcctcctggtgactttACGTTGACGTATTCCTGTAGACTGGGGTGCAGCACTTAGGTCTTGtgatgtttttcgttttgttttggtttatatagatatatattgtttttttatgtatgttgaaTGTTATCCCGTGCGGTTGTTtctgtttggctctgtgtgtgagtgtgtgtgtgtgtgtgcgcgcgcgcgcgcgcgcgtacaatcTTTATTACAATGACACAAAAGCCCTAGGCGTTTATGAATGAAAGGCACAATGACACATTCTTACTAAAAACACGCACAACATACCTGCATGCACAAATTCTCCCACTGCAACCTCAACCTTTCAGCCCGcactcactccacacaagatgtagacacacacacacacataagcaagctCCACGGCCGCTCAAGGTATATGAGCATGTGCACGTTTAGTAACAAttatgaaaatgaataataaaagtgAAAATAAGATGTTAGATACTGATTTGAGTCGTTGGAAATGAGTTTTCTTTCGAaaatgttttgaaagaagggcaagaaacagcatgacggacaggaaacgggagtgagttccacgaggaagaagcctggaaagagaaagtgcgttttccgTACGATCTAATTCTGTAGGAGGGAATTTTTAAGAGACGGTCATCGCCTGATGACcagagctggcgagatggagagtaTTAATGCAGAAGCTCTGAAAAGTAAGGAGCTGTGCCATTTCTGAAGTTGTAACACAGGAGAGTCTGAAATctcaatggtgtgtgtccatcgagatcgatgatgaccatcgttgtcatccagctgggggatagggtggtggggggggggggggtgctcatgaatctatctgtgaatgcgcagatggctgaaaagtccaatctgcgcacgaaatgttcgctgacagttggggcagacaaagacaggcatatcattgtcagggagcttgtttgctcgtgactttctggcctgcctcttctgaacagctgcagcagtcctgttggcttcgcacaacttggcgcttttgtgcacagcagtgcgccatttgtcaaggtccactgcagattcctcccaggagtcagggttgatatcaaacgctttcagagagactttcagagtatctctgaagcgcttcttctgacttccgtgtgatctcttcccttgttgcagctcgccatagaagagcctttggggcagccgatggtctggcatgcgcgccacgtgtccagcccaacgAAGCTGGGACtgtatcaggatggtgaagatgctgggaagggtggcttttgcaagcacttCCGTGTCtcgggtcctgtcttgccacttgatgttcagtagcttcctgaggcatgttgtgtggaagtggttcagcttcttggcatgtcgttggtacactgtccaagtttcacaggcgtacagtagtgtggggagaactactgctctgtagaccttttagcttagtctcaagaccaatgcctcttctgttccagacatttgcatagagtctaccaaaggttgcgcttggtcttgcaatcctgacgttcacttcatcgtcgatggtcgcatttcgtgacagtgtgctgccaaggtatgtgaaccgctccaccgcactgagtctctgaccgttgactgtgatgttgggctcaacgtggggtttccctggggctggctgatggagaacttcagttttcctcgtgctgatggtaaggccgaagttcctactggcagtggcaaacttgtcgacgctgagttgcatgtcagcttcagatccagcgttgagggcacaatcatcagcaaacaaaaagtctctgatgatgtctgagGTCAGGTCaagtcattagatctgctactggtaacctgtaatccagtacaacctgttcagggtcgggttgggttgccggcgactaaactggcactcccaccgctcccttccgggactggtgaggcgggtggctagacacccttatggaattaaaaacgagatccataaaagggcgtcggctcaggagagccaccgacggccatctagctccaccgtgctgtgtgcatgccacacgcagttggcccccggggtgtgtatacccatgcatgcgaagtctggatccggcagaatctgcggaagatacctatcggttcaacggagagaaaggcggttacagcaacgcactgtggagtgcagagagcaagatgagacaccaaaaggatatcttggtcatccactgcatccgtgctcatcctccagtcgtctcgacttagtcttgccactggaaattggtgaacccggacaaaagagtgaggtcgatgttgcgcaactcctcttcactttaaacaaactcatcgcgcaagtcatcatcatctgaaatctCAATAGGAAAACAGTGGAGGAAATGAAGAAGAGGAGTGCCATGAGCAGATTTGGGAGAATGGAAGATAAACCGTGCAGAATGGTTTTGTActctctgaagtctggataacaTATAGTTGGGGCATCCAACTAGCAAAGAATTACAGTAGCCAAGCCTACCAAGAAATAGACAAGGAGTTTTGCTGCATCCTGAGACAGAAGGTGCCGAATAGAGCTTATTCTGCGTAGCTAAATGTAACACATTTGACTGACCGGGGAAATCTGCCGTTCAAAAGATAGAGTCTGGTCTAAGTAAATACCAAGACTGTGTACAGGTTTTTGAAGTTGGAACATTGCACTCATTTAACTGAACACATTTGGGAAGTGACACGGAATTTAGCAAATGTTTAGGAGCAATAAAATCATTTATGTTTTTTCGTCATtcagctgttgtttgttgtttgtcaccCATCATTTCTGTCAGCTGTACATCATTGAGTAGAGGTGATAATCTCAGAAAGACGAGAAACTGAAATCATCCGAAAAGCTGTGATGTGAAAGAAAATGATGGGACACAGTTTATGAAACAGGTTGTATATAAAGCAGAAAAGGAACCAGTCCAAGGACATATCCTTGTGGAACACGAGATACTAAGAGAGAGAATCCTGAGTGCAGAAAGTTCACAGTAACAGTCTGGTTCCGGTTGGAGAGGTAATAGCTGAACCAAGAGAGAGCCGTGCCAGACACACCAGACGTATGGGAGAGTCGGTTTATCAAAGTATTATGATCAATAGTGTCAAAGGCTGCTGACATaccatgaaaagaaagaagagaaatatcATTTTTGTCCAGGGAGAAAGTCATTGATAATTTTCAGTAAAGTAGTGTAAATGTCGTGACCAGGTCGATAAGCTGATTACAAGGAATAGAATAGGTTGTTCTAATTGTACTGAGAGTTGCAGGAGAACAATCTTTTCAGTTGTTTTGGACAGAAAATACAGGTTGAAAACGGGTTTGCAGTTTTTCAGACTTTCTCGATCAAGAGATGGCTATTTCAGAAGTAATTTGACAACTGAAGATTAAACACAATTGGAAGGGTGCCAGACAGTAGGGAACTGTTAAAGATGGAGGTGAAATGGGGAAGTAATGCATtcagaaagaatggatgaaggcAGGGGGTCAAGTTCACAAGTCTTATTACAGTACATCAGATATTAATATAAgcttatagttgggccaacagcaaagagaaaGCTGAAAGATCAATTGTTTCTCctttgcaatgggaattcatttccagcttagtcctttgtgaaggactataacttgAAACTACGAGACATGACAGCACTGGCTCTTCGAGTGCTACAtccttggggactagttggctTATGGGGgacatcccagtgccgactgtctcAAAGCCATTTTGGCCAAGAGAATGAAGagataacttgggcaagacactatccgCTATAAGCTAACTCAAGCCCAGATAGATAGTCGGGGACAGTAATTgcctcttctgctgcttctggtggtgatgataatgatgatgatgacaatgaagatacagattatgatgatgatttttttttttttttttttcatgaaaaggtCCAACGCTGCAATTTACCTGATCGTGATGGCTGTGGTGGACCTGGTAGTTCTCTACACTGGCCTGCTCCGGCACTGGATCTTCCACGAGTTTGGCTACGACATCAGACACACCAGTGACGGGTTCTGCCGGGTGAGTGGATAGGCATCTGAATGGATGGAGTTCCGGTGCAGTGTAGCAGCCTAGTAGTACCTCCGGCTGGTTGTTACTGCATGAGTCACATCTGGATAGCCTAGCTCAGGGTCTGTTTAGACTAGCCTGAAATGACCCCCACTCTACTTAGATCTATAGCCCCGCCCTATCTTAacccccgcaccacccccccctccccctccccgacaaCCCCCACGACCATCGTATATATCAGGGCCATTctagaggggggcggagggcgagAACAGGGGGGAGGGACTTTTGCTCAGGTAGAATCAATACGGTTGAACTCTCTCACACCTGCTTCTGTTCAGCTGTAATGGAAAGAAGAGGTCAGTAAAGGCTAGCTAAGAACGACCACCTTCCTGTTTCCATAGGCTGATTAAACTCATGGAAAGGTAGTAATTTACAACTGGTGGAAAAGCGGGGAAGGCTGAATATGTTGTATGAATCACGTGGGTGAAATAGTCATATTACAATATTTTCATTATCTTTTACTtgattgaaatgtgtgtgtgtgtgtgcgcgcgcgtgtgtgtgttgttgttgttgttgttgtcttcagtttaacgtctttccacttgaagtgatattagacgaaaaaaaaacaaaacaaaacaaaaacaaacaaacagggggaaggggttgtgggaacggggaggggggaaagtgtgtgtatgtgtggggggtgaatagggagagacaacgctagggggAAATAGaaacgttatgtgtgtgtgtgtgtgtgtgtgtgtgtgtttgtggtctgaGCGAGATGAGAGTACACTAGTCCTTTTATTTACGTTGACTTAATCGACCTTTTAACATTGTTTGGGATTCCCTTCAACTGGTTTTATAAACTGACGGCTATCTGGCCCCGAAAATGGCTCATCCTTTGCGCTCGACTGGGCTGATGCTTATATAAGCAACATGGTTTTGATTTGATTCAGGTGCACGCTTTGCTCGTCTACGCCAGCCTGCAGACGAGTGTCTGGATACTGGTGGCCTTCACCTTCGAGCGGGTGGTTTCGGTATACTGGCCTCACCAGGTGAAGCACCTGTGTACCACCAAGACGTCAGCCGTGACCCTTGTCGCCATCGCCGTCGTCTTTCTGGTCATCAACTCTCACTTCCTGTTTACTGTTGGGGATGTGGACAAAGTGTGAGACATTTTggatgttgttgatgattgataatgataacaatgattagtagtggtagtagtagtagtagtagtagtagtgctgttAATATCGTTTTTTCACAGTTGTAGTAGTTTTATAGCAGTAGCGTTTCttgtatttttattatcattattattgttattattattgccatcATTATCAACTCTCACTTCCTGTATGGGTTGTGGGGATTGTACAGCTTAATCCGTGAGACTTACAACTGATCGTTGGTAttaactgtgaagattttttccacTAAGTTTAATGCAAATTTGATATTGGGGGATAAAATATTTCCTCAGAAAATGAATTcgataaagtttaccacggacacacacacacacacacacacacacacacacacacacacacacacacacactatcacatatacacacatgcacacacaaagacacacacacactttgacatactttgactcactttcacacacacacacacacacacacacacacacacacaccggattaTAACGtggactcgctttgtttacacaagtgagtcaatgatttGGAATACAGTGGGAAAACAGGGCGATCAGAGCTGAAGAAGTGCACCATCCTCAACAAGTTCTTCCTTTACAAAGTGTGGCCTTGGATCGACCTCTGTCTCTACTCCCTCGTCCCCTTTTGTATCATCATTGTCTGTAACATCTCCATCGTCGTCAAGGTTCGTTTGATGCAATGAAGCagcatgtgcgcatgcacacacacacacacacacacacacacacacacacacacacacacacacattgccccggAGCAACACCTTTTGGGCATCACTGACCTGTCACGGGGGGAACGGtctagagaggaaaagagagtggTCTGggaccgtattcaagacaaaattcattttgccttaaggcaagttatctttgacatggtagggacccgagggtacag is a window of Babylonia areolata isolate BAREFJ2019XMU chromosome 22, ASM4173473v1, whole genome shotgun sequence DNA encoding:
- the LOC143297125 gene encoding cysteinyl leukotriene receptor 1-like produces the protein MTTSTGGLTTKAVEYTPFTPQQSVYPLFPDDLIAEAVKYNEVGVSLWRITPLFLVVGTLGNVMSVVVMSRKNMRRSNAAIYLIVMAVVDLVVLYTGLLRHWIFHEFGYDIRHTSDGFCRVHALLVYASLQTSVWILVAFTFERVVSVYWPHQVKHLCTTKTSAVTLVAIAVVFLVINSHFLFTVGDVDKVGKTGRSELKKCTILNKFFLYKVWPWIDLCLYSLVPFCIIIVCNISIVVKLIIGSQRVQSMFHLTISPTVNLSSMTAILMVLNTTFLITTMPVSITNIMEPYIITADSSEEEKERFHMIWAIVNLLQYTHHTINFLLYCLSGSRFREELKAMFSARRQARVVPTTDATNTDVQLRRFRSQRMSQRSDATPAVVVACANDHSLPPIAQSQEISPPYTVSLTPEKPVNQAVSSQGDSAHHQDQDPHKDLKTPSNKNDRDNM